A region of the Montipora foliosa isolate CH-2021 chromosome 8, ASM3666993v2, whole genome shotgun sequence genome:
GTTTCTCTCAGATGGTTTTTATTCAGAATTGCTTTCCTACCAATCATTCTGCTTTGTAGCTAATCAACACTCTGTCTCCGATTACGTCACATGCGTAAATTAAACAAGAATAAACATGGCGCGCTTGAGTCGAAAAAAGGTGGGGTACCAGGTGTCGAGCACTGCTGAAGGTCCCACTAAGATTGCCAGACATGGACGATAAAATTTCTGAAGCAGATGATGTTACAAAAAAATTAGGAGTTCTTTGCTTGTGAGCTAATTCAAACTGGGTTGAAACTGCTGTAAAGGAGTCTGTTCAAATTAGCCAATTACATTTTCTAATCCAGTAATTGCAAAGAACTCTCCGAGGCCGGAGGTGGTTCACTGCCGCTGACCAAATAGTACGTATCATTTAAGCCTGTAATTAACAATCTAAAGAAACTACCTATCGAGATGATTATAGatacattttttttcacttcgACTGCTTCGAGGTGAAAAGTAGTTTGCAAATCACTTGCATGtcatgaaccaatcagaacaccTGAAAGAACTAATCTCTTGTGTGTTATGCACACAGGAAAACATGGCTTCCCATAGGTTCATCAACTTGCCCTGCGTTCTCAAGTTGCTATCTCACTGCATTTgaattatttcttattttttaaatttatatattCAATTGGGTTATTTTCGTTATGTCTAGGCTGCAGTAAATTCTGGAATGGCTAAGTTCTTTTGAAAATCAACCATTAGTATTGCTATTGAATACGGTTTCAGTGGATTGAAGTTAATTTACGGTAAAACAAGGTTCCTCGTAAAAACACAGTAAGCATTCAGCTGATACAAGACAATATGATGTAAGAGAACTAATGCGTGccccataataattatttgaaatttagttttaaattgCCCCTATTCTGTGGAGGGTATTTTTATCTGTTGTTCCCTCGACCGCTTTCACTGATGGTGGTATCCATTTCGCCCACTTTAACATCCATTTCACAAACTAGCTCATTCATTCCATTGTGACAGTAGGCGAAATGGATGTGTGATGGACGAAGTGAATGCCTTAGTGGACGAGTGGAGTGACCATGCGACTTGACGAAACGGTGGCGGTAGAGGGCGAAACAGATATGGTGGTGGTTGTAGATGATGTGGTAATCTGCTAAGTGGACACTGAAGTTAGCGaaatggatgttgaagcaacCGCAGGGGTTCTGGTAACGAGCAATGGTTGAAACAGTGGTTTAAATTGACCAGACTCTTAAGCAATGATTTCCAGATTTCCTTCATTTATTTTCTTACATCAATTCCGTCTGCTTTTGAATTGAATCCGACGTAGAATATTCAggaatgttttttattttagACTAGGCCCAATTCCTACTCGTTTTCAACATAATCCGACTAATACGAGCTAAAACTAAACTGCAACGACTTCGATTGAGTTCGAAGCTGCAGGAGTTGTAGGAAAGTTCCTTTTCCTTTCTCCCAGattctccccctcccccccccccccctcccactgGGCCTTCAAACTAGGAGCTTTCTCTGCAGTCTGTCAATTTTCTATTTTCCTTATTATTCTAAGTCCCTCTTATCTTACTCTctattttttgaagaaaaagcccctgttttttcctttttcacttcACTTTGTTTACAACAAATCACgattaaaaaaacaacaccATGGTGTGGCCCACAGTCCATAATTGATGAAAAATGCAGTATTTGAGGATGAATTCTTCTCTTGCCGACATTTTTTACCCGGAAAATGCCTATAGACCCTGAGGTGTGGCTGTTACAAGCCAACGCCTAAGAGAACAGTACGCGTTGAAAGCTTTCAAAGTCTCAAGTGGTTCTTGTTTTTGTGGtacatattatttttttttttattttaccccTTACATTGCTTGATGTCTTGCTATTGGAGCAAAGTGGTGTTAAAATAGCACACAAAGGAAATATTTCTTCGAGGTTTAAGCGTAACTTTATGACCAAGTCAACCtggttcccagggtcctctctcttcctccctCGAGAAGTACCCTAGTTGCGGCTGCGCACTGAGGGTGGACCCCTCGACTTCATTTTGTCAACAGTATTTACTTCTATCTAGGGGAAGGCGAAAtagattgtttttcttttccaaatggCGCCCACGTTCTCAAGGCAGACTTCAAGGCACAGCTTCAAGTTGTGCTGCTTTCGTGTGATACAGACGtgattttaaaagtaaaacagGTAATTTGCCTCAAAGAGTATTCCAGGAAAGATGCAGTGGCAGTTCTTCCAACAAAATACGGAAGATAATTACTTTGTTTGAGATTATAATAATAGCCATTCCCGCGCCATGCGATGATAAATTTCCACTCCGGGCGCCGCTAAGCTCAGTAGATGAATTCAATGTAGACAAAAACTTAACCTCTGTGCCCCTCCCTTCATTCATTTTCctggaatctgaaaaaaaaaatctaacaCACACGTGACTAGTCGCAACCGGGGCTCTTTCTGGAGGGATGAAGAGGCAGTTCCCCGAGAACGAGGTTGTTACCAAGTCAACAGACTTTTTCAGGAATAAGTGTTTGACTTGGTAGCAACCGATGCGAGGTCCATCTTTATAAGTggcacgaagtgtccctttgagCTCGCGATCTTTTTACTACCTAAGGCAAAAAGGTTAAAAATAGGGTTATTTTAAGGTTTTACTTGgcatgattgttttttattttattttgagcaGTAGAATTAAAGGAGATACCTGGACATTTACGACCTATATTTCTGGACAGTTAAGAAACGTTAAAGCCTGGCCAAACGCTGGCAACacttcaacgcaacatcttgcaacatgtGTTGCACAGGGTgcccaaacgcacgcaacattttcatcattttcaacgcaacatgtcactGTCattgccccaggcccctggcgcgcaagaagtggacctaacgcgcatgccttAGCGCAACAACGTTGCATGAActtggccaaacgagtacaagatcatgcaacatccaaaatgatgcacgaaaaatttgaccgttttcaaatttgatccaacatcatccaacatgttgcaacatggtggccaaacgtatgcaacatgctGTGCCCCACAATGTtacaagatgttgcgttgaaatgttgcgagcatttggccaggcctttaagtTACACTTCGTTGGCTCTGCATCTCAAACACCTCCTCACTGTGCTAAGCCTTGACCTTCCGGTCTCCTGTATCATATTTCGCTCACAGCACAGTCTTGTCCTTGTACGACACACGCTCTAAAAACTGCGAGTTCAAAAGCATCACAAATCCCGATCCACGATGTATCCCTCATGAGAGGTTGGAGTTTGCGCGCCGGCGATCATTTGGTGTAGAACGCGTAGTGGGCCTGGATGCCGTAGTTTTTGCTGTGGGTTGTAATTGTCGTCTCTCCTGTGCCCGACCTTGAGGCGGTGATTGATTATTGATCAAACTGGGAACAAAACGAGGCGTTTTTTGTCCAAGAGGATCTGCCTTGACTGTAGAGATCTGTCACAAAAAGAAACCTATCATTAAGCGATCTAGTAAACAAGCAAGATGGGCTGCTGATGGCGTGGCACCTTTCGCAAGTGCCGATCCTTGAATGCCAATCCAGCATGCTTGCATAAAGAGTTTTGAGATAATTCACGGAAAAAGAAACCCTTAGGAGGGCAATCTTTCATAatttataaaatgttttttgtttcttgttttttacGCGATAAAATCTTTGAGATTTAACAGTTCCTTCTTATTTCTGCTTGCATTGTTGATCGCGCAGTGATTCCTTTTCTATTCCCTCTTCGTGTTTAAGCTCCATGATTGCGCACAATGGCAAACCATGCAGACAAACACTGAGCAGGCTGCATGTTTTTGTCGTTCGTGTACTCACTCAATAACTGTCTTTCAGGAAATCTTGGGGAAATAGGAAACCTTTGCTCGACGTAAACGCGAGGTTCCACAGGCCGTTTCCGGCTTTGCCCTTTTGTGTTAGCCTAACTATGTCAAGTTATCATAATGATTGTCAGCGCCTTTGTTTAGAACCTTGCCACGTTGCTTATTCCAGTTTTTCTCACGCTTCTTTTAGTCGTAATAATGGGGGGTTTTTACCTGACACCTATTCACCTCTCATTAAAAGAGATGGACACTAATCAGCGATCTCATGAAAGATCAATTATTAGAGGCATACAAACAGCCCTGACAAAGACACCAGgtaatacagtaaaaacccgtaTACAAGAACACCCATTTTCGGGTTTCAGGCTGATTGGGTTCTTATATATCGGGTATTTTAGgtgaaatcagcctgaaagtgttcttaagtgTTCTGCTCTTTACTTCTAAAAAATGTAATTATAAGACTTTTAATTCTAAATACAGTTGTTGTACATTTGCTATAAACAGCAAGTGAAATTACTAGCATTTATACAGAGATATCAGTGAAATACCACAGTAAAGCTTCAGACACTGTTTGTTCTATTAAACTGAAAAGGGAAGTGTTTTTATATATAagaacaattttcaattttcaggcTGAATGTGTTCTCATATATATGCTCCTTTTTTtaccaaatttcagcctgggtGTTCTTAATCCACATGTTCTTGTAggcgggtttttactgtagtGTTGAATCATAACGTTGTGTGTTTCACTCAAAAACTTTTACTGAACACACATTAGTATCAAACCATGTCTTCGATTCCAAGCTTCCAAACAAAGCGCGTGGCGGGATCAACAATGAGGTTCttaattaactgaagagaacgtgctgcctttgtaatttaatctgcaaatgtttacattttcaagtctgttctctccagcagaagtggccggcttggcgtgaTGTCTCTTAAAAGGCTTGAgccttgtggtgtatgaggccacctaagccgaaacagccataagtcaaaaagggactttgccgagtgctggaacatgtagacgTAGTCTCCTAAAGCTCAGTGTTATCCGAACTGGTAATCGTGCACGTGGTTTCGACCCccgcaaaggagcactcggttTTATCCGGGTAATGCCAGAGTTCCCGCCACTGCGAAATATCCTCTCTTCGTGTCTGATTATTGATAATTTCTCTAAATTACATGCAAGGCAACCTCAATTGCTAATCTTGTTCTTAGCTTTAGTTAGTATTAAGTGCGCAAGCGGTCagattttctaaagaaaaccTCAATATCTTGGTACCTTCTAGGGCATCCTTAACTTACCTTTGGAATAAATACCAAGCACAGAGTAACTGTAGTGCAGAACACGACCAGAACCGACTGCACCACATATCGAACATCAGGGACATCTTTAACAATGGAGATTACCGTCATGCCTAGCGCACAAGGAAAAACTACGTTGTAAATGGAAAGTCCAATATAGCGAGAATCGTTTAGTCCTGGAACACAGACGCTTCTAGTTTCCCAGGCCAGAAAGACACCAAATGCTAGCATTATGCCCTTGTACCCGTAAAATACATAGAGCCATGCATTTCGATACGATGAAGTGCAGTCATTGTAGTATGGGACATACTTTGTATCTTTAGATGAGTCGTATTCCTGAAATGCAAAGAAAGTCAGTAATACAGTGTTCGTCAATTAAGTGTTTGCCATTGGCAACACTTTATTATCCCGAAAGACCTTGACagacatttttcttttctcaagAAGTACTTGAATAACTTCGATTGTTTAGTGCATGAAATGCTGCTAATTAGAGTATGAACACCATGTCTCGATGTCCAGTCGGACTCAATTCAAGCAAAACTATTTGCATGATCTTGCATATTTATTAGAAGTATGTTAATCTTGAGCGAACAATTTTCTCACAATTTATTCTATTGCATTTGAACTTTAAAATGGTGTCACGATGTGACCGAAATGTCGTTCTTTTCTATGGTTAatttttacttgtttatttaacGAGCTAAAGGAAAATTAACCACTGCAAGAAGATTTGTAAGCTACTCTATCGAAGGGTTTTAACTCTCGAAACCCCTCAGTTAAGCCTGGCTTTCACTAGCAACGCAAGCCCAAGCTAAAGCATATCATAAACAACCTATTGTACTGAAACAAACGTCTACATAAGCATAAAATCAACCACGGTATCCGTCATTTTGTTCATATTCTCAGACACAGGGAATCTGGAGCGAGTGCTTtgagaccattttcgaattctcacggctggactggatctaacatgaaatggaggctaatgcgagcaaatcttttcaaatgcaaattaatttgcccgcattagcctccatttcatgctagatccagtccagctgtgagaatacgaaactggccaattggccagacgtagcaaatctccttgtgcttgtgctgaGTTTCGTTTTTCACACAATGCAAGCGAACCAAAGCATAGGCGCacgcacaaggaaaaggaattttttttttatcctttcGTTTGTGCTTAAGTCGAAAACCACGCTTTTCGgttgtttattttcctttatCCTCTATCGTGGTTTGTGAAGATGCAGATTATAAAACAGCGATTTTGTacttgtttttttaaataaattgatttgaaattcatttagtGAATCAGCAAGTAGTGTTTCATTGGGTGGATTTCAAATTCGTCTGCGTGACCAGAACGGGGCGGTGCAACTGACTCATTAGGCACCTTAAGCAAcagacgttttcgttgacgacgGCGACGTGAGGACCGATAAGAGACTGGGGCTAGAACGGCTTCAGGTTGCGGTCGCGACAACAAGTTACCAGCCTTAAGCAAAGCGCGCGAAAACGTGACGCCGCGCCCGGCGAGCTTTCGCACAGTTGGTGGCAAATTCGTAATCCAAGACAAAGCTTCCGATCACTTTGCATTTCGCCAAGGCTATGTCCAGCTTAAAGGAAACGCGAGATTTACTTTTAGTTTCCCGTGTCAAAGGAATCATAAACGCAAATGAATTTGCCATTCTTTACGACGTAAATATGTCAAAAAATCCACTATTTCCGTACGACAACTATGAAGAATTCTCACTGGGCAATTTCAGCGAAGAAGAATGCATAGCGGAATTTCgtgttgagaaaaatgatttGCCTGTTTTGGGAGATGCCCTTGGAATTCCACCGGTGTTCCGTTGCTCGCAGAGGTCCGTGTTGTGTATGCTACTTAAACGACTTGCATATCCTTGTCGTTACAGTGACATGATTCCACGATTTGGCAGACCTGTCCCAGAAATTAGCATGATGACCAATGTTGTTCTAGACTGGATTTACAACAAACATGGCCACCATCTTACTGATTTTAACCAGCCCTTCCTCTCCCGTGCCTCTCTGCGAACATATGCAGATGCAATCCATCAAAAAGGCGCAGCGTTGAATAACTGCTGGGGTTTCGTTGATGGCACTGTCCGTCCTATTTGCCGCCCACTCCAAAATCAGCGAATCGTCTACAATGGCCACAAAAGGGTACATGCCTTGAAGTTCCAATCTATTGTAACCCCTAATGGTCTTATTGCCAACTTGTATGGCCCAGTTGGTGAGtagaaatataattatattgaaaTCATGATTAATAACCAAAGGTagttgtgtgggcccaattccaatactagggttgatctctgatggaataattgggcataaaaacgtcacagtagtgttaggcctcactcgaacttggaatcattaaccacaaaatgctactgaaggacaacagctaatgattatctaaaactaggcttgggccgagccgaatttgtccttgtgaataacatctcacatacccacggcctgctcccgttctggccttgtagctcagtcggtagagcggcggtgatctaatccgaaggtcgtgggttcaaatcccaccctggtcagagtttttctctgtccttgtgtgggcccaattccaatactagggttgatctctgatggaataattgggcataaaaacgtcacagtagtgttaggcctcactcgaacttggaatcattaaccacaaaatgctactgaaggacaacagctaatgattatctaaaactaggcttgggccgagccgaatttgtccttgtgaataacatctcacatacccacggcctgctcccgttctggccttgtagctcagtcggtagagcggcggtgatctaatccgaaggtcgtgggttcaaatcccaccctggtcagagtttttctctgtccttgtgtgggcccaattccaatactagggttgatctctgatggaataattgggcataaaaacgtcacagtagtgttaggcctcactcgaacttggaatcattaaccacaaaatgctactgaaggacaacagctaatgattatctaaaactaggcttgggccgagccgaatttgtccttgtgaataacatctcacatacccacggcctgctcccgttctggccttgtagctcagtcggtagagcggcggtgatctaatccgaaggtcgtgggttcaaatcccaccctggtcagagtttttctctgtccttgtgtgggcccaattccaatactagggttgatctctgatggaataattgggcataaaaatgtcacagtagtgttaggcctcactcgaacttggaatcattaaagGTAGTGTTATTTCCCGGTTTTACCCTTAAGGAAACACTCTATTTTTTTCTCAACGTTCGCCGTATTTTCCGTAAATTATGTGCTCCTGTTATCCGCTAAACGATAATTGCAATGCTGAAATTACAAATAGTAGTAGAGAAAAAACGATGATATGGGAGAGGGTTATTTTGATACAGTTTGGAAATGTTCGAGAGGAGAAGGGCGCCGGGGTCTTGAAAGAAAACGGGAGGAGCCTAACATAATTTTGCTATTATTGTTATACGATCatattctttatttttgtctttcaagaGGGCAGGAAGCATGACAGCGGGATGCTTGCCGATTCCGGAGTGTACAATGAGTTGGCTAGGAATTCTTTTGACCCGGCTGGACACCCTTTGTGCCTATACGGAGACCCGGCATACCCGCTGAGAGTCCACCTCCAAGCTCCCTTCAGAAATGCGGTTCTTACCCAGCAGATGGAAGATTTTAATAATTCAATGAGTGCCGTTCGCTCTTCAGTTGAGTGGCTTTTCAGCGACGTTATCAACGATTTTAAGtttcttgattttaagaaaaacttaaaGATAGGTTTGAGCTCAGTGGGAAAAATGTATGTAGTTTCTGCTTTGCTCAGGAATGCCATAACATGCTTGTATGGAAACACCACATCCAGTTTTTTTGATCTCGACCCTCCAAATATTTATGATTATTTCTCTTAAATTATCATTTACTAACAAACCGTGTCAATTAGGAACATTTGCAATGTTACAGTATcttgtgaaataaacaactgaACGTTTTTAACTGGTGCAGTTCCCTCAATTTATTATAAGTACAACCTGCAATGCAAACGCAACATGACTGCAAGAGTTTGAGGGAAGAGGTTCGTTCCAGATATTTTGGGGACTAGTAACAATTTCTTGTAATCATGTAACAACACAAGTCAACTGAAAGTTCTCTAGATTGCTTACTAGAGGTTGTTTAAGAAAAATAGCAATGCACGCTATTTGTGTTCTGACATTTTCTGAAATAAGGTGGCCATAAGCTGCGCTTGCTGCTTCTGGGATTCCATAAACATAGTTTGCatctgttgtagttgttgctgCATCTgctgttgttgtagttgttgttgttggttctgTTGCTGTAGTTGTTGCTGGAACATGGAAAtcatctgttgttgttgcttttgttgctCAGTTAAAAGCGACTGCTCACTTTTCTTGGCCTCgagctcttctcttttaaaCGTAAACTCCATCTCACTATGCTCTTTTAGAAACTGGACTGTGTCGCTGCCACCTCGCCGCCTTTTACACCGCTTCTCTTCCGCTGACTCATCTGGATCGGATTTCCTATTCTTAGAAGCACCGAGAGTTTCCATTGACATTCTCCGCATATCCTCTGCTGTTTCTTTGTCCTTTTCTAGTTTTTTCGCCTTGCTTTGGTTATCAAGCTGGAAATCTTGATCAGCCGCTTCCCATTTTTCTATGATTTCTTCAAGGGCTAAATCAAGCTCTGAATCTTCAGGGGAGATGCCAGTTCCATTTTCAATTTCACGTTTtcgctttttggcttttttttcgaGGATGCCGTAACGATCTCTAACAGCTCTCTGTGACACTGTGAACCCTGGATGAGTATTCAGATTTGTCGCTATTTGGCTCCACACCGAACCACGTTCTTTTGAGCCAACCCTATATTGAAAGGGCTCACAAAGAAGGATTTCTCGGGCGAGCATCACATCTTTTTGATCTGTCCATTCCATCTACGAGTTCAAGAAAAAACTATATTTCAAAATTAACTCGATGGAATTAAACCTTAAAATCATTGCGAAAAATAACGAAACAATTTAAGTTTATAAACTTTGCCTGCTTTGAACTGTTAAATGTAAAGAACAGAAATTatgttacatgtaaaatgtgTATTGCTAAAGCAATTAATTCCGATTTTTAACCCAAGTTTATATCACCGCTCGTTGACAAAAAAGCTTGCCAAGATTACACGCACAAATTTATCATGCTAAGCATAGAACAGAATCTCAGCTCACTGCGTTTTTTATTCGAAACTTTTGATCGGCCGCTCAAATACAGGAGTTTGGCCAGCTATTTTGATTTAGTATCGTAAAAAACATTCTGCGAAGGATGCAATAATCTCGTATGTACAAGACTGAATAAAACTCAGGCGAGACAATTTGGTAGCGCGAAGTTTGTCAGCTCTTGTAAACATTGCAAAATAGACGTACTTACTGTTCGAATTCAAAATTCATCTGAGTCGATTAAAAAAGCTTCTATGTTAAACGAAATACCAAGAACAAGGGATTGCCAGAATAAGATCAATGTTATTTCAAGCTATAGTAATCTACCAGTTATACGTTGAGAAAATgggaaaagaaaactaattataccAAGCGGTACGTTGAATGGAAGCAACCTCTTCGCTGCTGAAGGCTAGTTTGACATgcgaaaaaca
Encoded here:
- the LOC137968950 gene encoding uncharacterized protein, coding for MSSLKETRDLLLVSRVKGIINANEFAILYDVNMSKNPLFPYDNYEEFSLGNFSEEECIAEFRVEKNDLPVLGDALGIPPVFRCSQRSVLCMLLKRLAYPCRYSDMIPRFGRPVPEISMMTNVVLDWIYNKHGHHLTDFNQPFLSRASLRTYADAIHQKGAALNNCWGFVDGTVRPICRPLQNQRIVYNGHKRVHALKFQSIVTPNGLIANLYGPVGE